CGATTCGTACGGGTGTGCCCAGAAGTAGAGGCCGTTTTCCAGTCGGCGCTGGTCGTCGAGCCAGGCCTGGTAGGCCGCGAGCGGGCCGTAAACCTGGCGCAGCAGTGCGTCGGCGGCCTTGGGTTCGAGCGTGTCGGCGACCGCGAGCGCCGACCAGGCGAGCAGCGGTGGCTGGGTGAAGCGCGACTGGAACAGCTCGGTGACGACGTGCTGGAGCCGGTCGCCGTCGCGCAGTTCCAGGACCGCGAGCAAGACCTCCTGGGCGACCTGGCGATCCCACCACTTCCAGACCTGGGCGATGAAGGCCGAATCCCACAGGTAGACGCCGCGGAAGGCCGGGCCGGGGATCGCGTGACGGTACTGCGAGAGGAGGTCGGCCGGCTGGAGGTTGGCGAACAGGGTCGCGTAGACCTCGGCGAAGCCGCGACCCAGTTGCTCGGCCCCATCGCCGCCGCTCACGGTGAGACGCGGCGGGGCGCAGTCGATGCCCTTGTGAGCGAGGACCTCGCTGGGTAGCTCGATCGGCAGCAGCCCGGCGCGGCCCGCCGAGATCCGCGACCAGACGATCAGGCTCCAGACATAGCGCAGGGCGCGGTAATAGCGGCCGACGAAGGCCGTGGCCCGGTCTGTGCGTTGGCGCAGGCGGCCGAGCACCTGGCGCAGGCGCTGCAACCTCGCTGGTCGCGGCTGTGGTCGTGGGCGGGGCGCTGTCAAAGTCTCCTCGCTTGTCGGTCGGCCGCGTGGTGGGCCGGCCGGTAAGGATTCAGCTCTCGGCACCAGGCGAGCGGTGGTCGGCATCGACTTGCGCATAGTCTAGTACCTCCTGTCAGCTACGAATCGCCGGCTGCGGTTGGCGCCCGCGATGAAGGCCGGGGATATTAGAGCGTCGTGCGACGATCGAAGGCAGGTGCGGGCCGAGCGCGGTCGCCGTTTCGGGGTAAGGAGGCTCCGCTCGTGAGTCTTCCTATCGCAAATGGCTTGCCGTAGCGCGCTTTTTGGGGTGGCAAGCGAGCCTTGTTGGTTGTATTGGCGCGATTGTGGGGTCTATCCCCCGGGTCGCTGGTCTGCTTGAGCCGGGAGGGTGTCATAGCGCATGCGGTCCCCGGTGATTTGTGATCCGCTGGTCTGGGGATTGCTTGCGACGGAGCTTAGTTGGAAACCAGCCGGCTGGGTCCCGGTCGCCCAGGCCGCCGTGACGGCTAACGAAATGGAGGTATCGCGATGAGAATCACGACGAGACGATCATGCCAGGACGTAAGGGCAGGGCGCCGCTGTCGGGTGCGGGTGTGAGCGGTACCGGCGACGGGGCCGTCGTGCGGCTCGCACCTGGGCGCAACTGCTGGCGCACCGCGCGAGCCGAGCGGCTCGCCTGGTTCATCGACGGCGAGGATGCGTTTGCGACCCTGCGTCGCACCCTCATCGCCGCGCGCCGGCGGATCGCGATCGTCGGCTGGGATCTGCACAGCGCCTTCGAACTGGTCCGCGAGCCACCCGAGGATGGGTTGCCGAGCACCCTCGGTGACCTGTTGATCGCGCTGCTCGAGCGCAATCCGAGGCTCCATGTCCATATCCTGCTATGGGACTGGGCGCCGATCTATGCCCTGGAGCGCGAGCCGCTGTTCTTCGGTGGCGGTCCCTGGCAGGCCCACGAGCGGATGTCGTTCATCCTCGACGACGCCCATCCGCTGGCCGCCAGCCAACACCAGAAGCTCGTCAGCATCGACGGGCGGCTCGGCTGGTGCGGCGGCTTCGACCTCAGCCGCTGGCGCTGGGACACCTCGGCCCACGCCGCCTTCGACCCGCGCCGCTGCGACCCGGGCGGCGACCCTTATCCGCCGTTTCACGACCTCCACGTGCTCGTCGACGGCGAGGCAGCGGCGGGCATCGAGGGCGTCTTTCTCGACCGCTGGAGCCTGGCCGGCGGCGAGCCTCCGGAGGCGCTCGGCGGTGCGTCCGACGGGCCGGATCTGTGGCCGATTGGTGTCGAACCCGTGCTCCGCGACCAGGTCGTCGGCATCGCTCGCACGCTGCCCGAGCACGGTGGGCGGGCCGAGGTGCGCGAATCCGAGCGACTCTACTTGGACATGGTCGCCGGCGCCCGGCGTTTCCTCTACATCGAGAACCAATACCTGACCGCGCGCTCGATCCGCGACGCCCTGTGCCGCCGGCTCGAGGATGAGTCGGGACCGGATGTCGTCATCCTGCTGCCGCGGCGGACCGGGCACTGGCTCGAACAGTACACGATGGACGCCTTGCGCGCCCGGGTCCTGGAACGGCTGCGCGCCGCCGACCGCCATGGTCGGCTGCGTGTCTACTACCCGGACGTGACCGATCTCGACGACGGCGACTGCCTGATGGTCCACGCCAAGCTGATGATCGCCGACGATGAGGTCCTGCGCATCGGCTCGTCGAACCTCAGTAACCGCTCGATGGGGCTGGACAGCGAATGCGACCTCTGTATCGTCGCCGAGGATGCCGCGACGCGGGACGCGATCCGGGCCATGCGGCACCGGTTGCTCGCGATGTTCCTGTCGGTCGAACCGGCCGACATCGCCGAGGCCGAGGCGAGCGGCGAGGGTCTGAGCCGGGTCGTCGATGGGTTGCGTGCGCGCTGGGCGGAGGAGGGAGCCGAGGAGGCTGGCGTGCCGCCGCTGCGCCTGGCCGTGCTCGAGGATCGGCCCGATCCGGACTGGCAGCGTCAGCTGCCGGATGAACGGATCGTCGACCCGCATCGGCCGTTGGGTCCGGATCTGATCGCCGATGTCTTGGCGAAGCCGGGGCAGCGTCCGCACGTCAAGCGCCGACTCGTCGTCGGGGTCGGGCTGGTCGTGCTCTTGTTCGTCCTGGCGGCGGCCTGGCAGTGGACCCCGCTGGGCGAGATCCTGGAACCTGAGCGGCTTGCCGCCGCGCTTCGCCGGCTGACGGATGCCCCCTGGGGCGGGTTGTTGCTGGTTGGCGGCTTCGTCGTCGCCAGCCTGGTGGCCGTGCCGGTCACGCTGCTGATCATCGCCACCGTCCTGGTGTTCGGCGGTGCCGCCGGCGCGGTCATGTCGCTGGTCTCGGCGACCCTCGCCGCGCTGGCCGGTTACGGGGTCGGCCGCTGGCTCGGGCGACCGGCGATGGCGAGACTCACCGGCGGCAGCCTGGAGAGGCTGGACCGCCGCCTGGCCCGCCATGGGATCCCGACCGTGGTGACGGTGCGCATCGTGCCAGTCGCGCCATTCGCCGTGATCAACCTGGTCGCCGGCGCCTCGCGGTTGCACCTGCGCGACTTCCTGATAGGCACCCTGATCGGCATGATCCCCGGTATCGGGGCGCTGGCGCTCTTCTCCGAGGGGTTGCTCAGCCTGCTGCGTCACGGCAGCCTCGAGGCCGCGGCCCTGGTCCTTGTCGCGGCGCTCCTCGTCTTCGGCATCGGTTGGTACGGACGGCGGCTGGCGCCGGGCGGAGGCGAGCGCTCGAGTCGGGGTTCGCCGGCCGAGACGGCCGACGAGGATTGAGCCTCGGCGCGCGTGTTTCCCGCGCCAGGGTGGCGCGTCGACGGCCTCTTAACGGTCCTCGGTCCTCGCCGTATCCGCCTGTGCCCGGCCGGACCGGGCGACGGTGCGGGCCCATGTCTGTCCATCCAGGACGGTGGCCCAAAAAGGGCGCACATCCGATCACATCGTCTGCATCTGGTGACATCGCTCCGAACGGTCGAGATGAGACCGGCGGGGGATCGATATCGGCTCAAATGAGCCCGATTACGGCTCAATGGCGCCGACGCCAAATCATACCGGAATCGTGAATCAGGAATGCCGTCGGCCTTTGCACCGATGGCGACCCAGGCATCGCAGAATGTCCGGCCCCGACGAAGGCTGGTGCGGTGACTGCTAGGCTGGCATGGAGCGGCGGAAACGGGCCTGGCTCGTATAGATCGACCTGCACGGGGAGGAACCTGATCGGGTGTTCGATAAGCTGGCATCTCAATTGCTTGGTATTAATTGCCTTTCAATTAACGAACGACCGTTATCACGGTCAGGAGGCCGCTATGAACTGGGAAAAGATCCGTGGCAACTGGAACCAGGCCAAAGGTGAGCTCAAGGTCCGTTGGGGCAAGCTGAGCGACGATGATCTGACGATGATCGATGGCGAGCGCGATAAGCTCGTCGGCCGGCTCCAGGAGCTCTACGGCATCAGTAAGGACGAGGCCGAAAAGCGGGTCGAAAGCATGGAATGATTCCGATGCCAGCGTGCCGCCGAAGCGACGCGCGGCGTCCTGTTCCAGCCGATGCCGATCTCGGGACGGGGCATCTCTGCCCACCGGGGGCCCGGGAGTCTTTCAAGGTGCATTTAAATAGAAAGGCGATAGTTGGCGACAGGGCGTGGGACGAATAATCCCTTTCTGTTGGTTCTTTTGCGGGCAGCGTATCCGTGCCTCATCGTTATTCGACGGTAGCAGGTATCGGGAGGCGTCAATAGCTCGCGTCCTTTTCTAATTCGGAGCTTGAGTCATGGCTGTAACCGCAACAGATCCTTTGAAGATCGTCTTGGCCATCCTGTTACCCCCGGTCGGTGTTTTTGCCGAGGTCGGTTTCTCCGGCCACTTCTGGCTCAATATTTTGCTGACCCTTTTCGGGTATGTGCCGGGTATCATCCATGCCCTCTATGTCATTCTCAGGCATTGACTCGCTCGGACAGTCTTCACGGCGGAGGGGCCGCGATCATGCCGGAGCGCTGACCTCGTTGCGGAGGCATCGAGAAGCCGTGGTCCGGCCGATCGCCGCCAACGGACGGGCGGCTGATGCGCAGGCCGTTCGTACCCCTCAGAGCTTCGTTCCGGTTGCGCTCGAAGGCCCACGTTCCTTCCCTTTCGGTCGACGGGTCTTTCCCGGTCATTGTAACGACTGCAAAAAACGTCTTTTCCAGCTGCCTGTGCAGATCCGGCGGGTTGACCACTCGATTTCGGTCTCTCTAGGGGACCTTGAAGAAATTGCCATCCGGGCAATTTTTCAAGACGCAAAGCGAAAATGCGATTTCCGCTTTGCTTTATTTTCAGTCGCTCAAGCGACTGAAAATGGCGGGGCATCTTTGCCCCGCACGGGCATCTTGAATTTTTCAAGGTGCCCTCTAGCCGAGGAGAAGATGTGCCTTCATTCAACCTGAAAACGGCAGTCGAGCGCTTTTCCATGAATTCAAGGCACGGCAATCGCAACTCCTTTTTGTGAAGAACGCTACGACCTCCGAGGCGCGGCGCCCGGCAGTGTCACAACTCGTGACAATAGTTCGGCTATTACGCCTTGTTGTGACTTGCCGGACACTCCCCGGAAGCATCTCTGGGGCCGTCCAATTGTCGCTTTTAGGTTCTAGCGTCGCACCCGGAGGCCAGATAGAGCGACGCCTTTTCTTGTAGCCCCTGGAATGGAATGACCGACATGTCCGATAGCGACGGAAATGACCAGCAGCAACGGGGGTCGTCGGTCATCGGCCCGACCCGTCATGGCCAGAAGACGCTGCAGTGGCTGGTGGCGATCATCGCCGTCATTTTGGCCGGCTGGGCGCTCAAGGCGACGGCCTCGGTGATGGTGCCTCTGGTACTGGCGGTCTTCTTCGTCGCGGTGTTCTGGCCGCTTCAGCGCCGTCTCCAGCAGCGGATGTCCCGGGTGCTCTCGACGGCGATCACGATGGCCGCGTTCTTGGCCATCTTAGCGGTGTTCCTCGCGGCGCTCTGGCTGAGCTTTGCCACCGTCGCCGAGACTTGGCCGGAATATGCCGAGCGGCTCGGGCGCTTTGCCGGCGACGTGCGCGCTCTCGTCGAACCCCTCGGTCTGTCGGTGCCAGGGGACGATAGGGTGGATGGCTCTGCCGATCTGTCGGGACGGCTGGTCGTCGGCTCGGCGAAACAAGTGGCCGGTACCGCCTCGGGCTTCGCGATACTAGTCGCCTTTCTCGTCTTCGGACTCCTTGAGGTCCTCGATTTCCGCGCCAAGCTTCGCAAGCTGGTCCCGGATGCCGATGCCGATCGCTGGCTTGGCCTCATCCACCGGGTGACGGGGGATTTTCAGCGCTACATCGTAGTGCGCACGGCCGTAGGCCTCATCACCGGCACCTTGGTGGGCCTGCTGAGTTTCGCTATCGGCCTTGATTTCGCGTTTATCTGGGGGCTGACGAATTTTCTGCTCAACTATATCCCGACGCTCGGATCGATCGTCGCGATCTTTCCGCCAGCACTCTTCGCGCTCGTCCAGTACGAGAGCCTTGCGATGGCTGGGGCGGTGTTGGTCGGGATTGGGGGCGTGCAGCTGATCATGGGGCAGTACATCGATCCATGGCTGCAAGGGCGCTATCTGGCGCTGTCGCCGCTGGTGGTCTTCTTCTCGGTCATCTTC
This portion of the Thioflavicoccus mobilis 8321 genome encodes:
- a CDS encoding VTT domain-containing protein, producing MPGRKGRAPLSGAGVSGTGDGAVVRLAPGRNCWRTARAERLAWFIDGEDAFATLRRTLIAARRRIAIVGWDLHSAFELVREPPEDGLPSTLGDLLIALLERNPRLHVHILLWDWAPIYALEREPLFFGGGPWQAHERMSFILDDAHPLAASQHQKLVSIDGRLGWCGGFDLSRWRWDTSAHAAFDPRRCDPGGDPYPPFHDLHVLVDGEAAAGIEGVFLDRWSLAGGEPPEALGGASDGPDLWPIGVEPVLRDQVVGIARTLPEHGGRAEVRESERLYLDMVAGARRFLYIENQYLTARSIRDALCRRLEDESGPDVVILLPRRTGHWLEQYTMDALRARVLERLRAADRHGRLRVYYPDVTDLDDGDCLMVHAKLMIADDEVLRIGSSNLSNRSMGLDSECDLCIVAEDAATRDAIRAMRHRLLAMFLSVEPADIAEAEASGEGLSRVVDGLRARWAEEGAEEAGVPPLRLAVLEDRPDPDWQRQLPDERIVDPHRPLGPDLIADVLAKPGQRPHVKRRLVVGVGLVVLLFVLAAAWQWTPLGEILEPERLAAALRRLTDAPWGGLLLVGGFVVASLVAVPVTLLIIATVLVFGGAAGAVMSLVSATLAALAGYGVGRWLGRPAMARLTGGSLERLDRRLARHGIPTVVTVRIVPVAPFAVINLVAGASRLHLRDFLIGTLIGMIPGIGALALFSEGLLSLLRHGSLEAAALVLVAALLVFGIGWYGRRLAPGGGERSSRGSPAETADED
- a CDS encoding CsbD family protein gives rise to the protein MNWEKIRGNWNQAKGELKVRWGKLSDDDLTMIDGERDKLVGRLQELYGISKDEAEKRVESME
- a CDS encoding YqaE/Pmp3 family membrane protein, with the protein product MAVTATDPLKIVLAILLPPVGVFAEVGFSGHFWLNILLTLFGYVPGIIHALYVILRH
- a CDS encoding AI-2E family transporter; protein product: MSDSDGNDQQQRGSSVIGPTRHGQKTLQWLVAIIAVILAGWALKATASVMVPLVLAVFFVAVFWPLQRRLQQRMSRVLSTAITMAAFLAILAVFLAALWLSFATVAETWPEYAERLGRFAGDVRALVEPLGLSVPGDDRVDGSADLSGRLVVGSAKQVAGTASGFAILVAFLVFGLLEVLDFRAKLRKLVPDADADRWLGLIHRVTGDFQRYIVVRTAVGLITGTLVGLLSFAIGLDFAFIWGLTNFLLNYIPTLGSIVAIFPPALFALVQYESLAMAGAVLVGIGGVQLIMGQYIDPWLQGRYLALSPLVVFFSVIFWGWLWGIVGAFISVPLTILIVMVCEQFERTRWIAILLADAKERGRGCDDTCRP